The Pseudomonas fulva 12-X sequence AGAAAATTCACCTCGACGGTGCGCTCGCCATGCAGCGGCACGCGGTCGCCGGCAATCGCCAGCCACTCGCCGCGCTCCAGATGCTCGGCCAGGCGAAGCATCACCGCCGGGTCCAGCTCGCTGACCTGAATCAGCCGCAGGTTGCTGGCGCCGCTTTCGTTGAGCAGGCGGTTGAACTGTTCGGCGTGGCGGGTGTGCACCAGCACATTCATGCGCACCCGGGCGCTCAGCTCGGCCAGGGCGCGGCACACTTCGAGGTTGCCCAGGTGGGCGCCGACCAGCAGCTGGCCGCGGCTGCCGTTCATCTGCCCATGCAGGCCGTGGGGGTCGACCAGTTCGACGTCGCTCAGCTTGAGGCGGCCGCTCCACACGTCGAGCTTGTCGAGCAAGCTGTCGGCGAAGGCCATGAACTGGGCGAACACCGAGCGGCGGCTCGGGCGCAGCTCGGGGCGTGCGCTCCAGTCGGCGAGGTTGCGCTGGTACTGGTGAATGCTGCGCCGCGCCTTGCTGCCGGCCACGAAGAAGTAGGCGACGATCAGGTACAGCAGCGGGCTCAGCGCCCG is a genomic window containing:
- a CDS encoding LpxL/LpxP family acyltransferase, encoding MQRSSHWASQRERGSFALMKFTALAARHLGRRALSPLLYLIVAYFFVAGSKARRSIHQYQRNLADWSARPELRPSRRSVFAQFMAFADSLLDKLDVWSGRLKLSDVELVDPHGLHGQMNGSRGQLLVGAHLGNLEVCRALAELSARVRMNVLVHTRHAEQFNRLLNESGASNLRLIQVSELDPAVMLRLAEHLERGEWLAIAGDRVPLHGERTVEVNFLGHPAPLPQGPWLLAGLLRCPVNLIDCLKIDGCYQVMLQPFTDAVQWKRSERQAVIQEWAQRYADHLAGRCLQAPQQWFNFYPFWNDHDNTAA